The nucleotide sequence aagcgttctcaccgttctcacacttctatcgttttctctaaatcccgaccctacatatgtgtgtgtgtatatatatatatatagcataaGTATCTGAATAAAACCCCTATAATTTAGAAAACTTGGGAAACCTGGATTGTGTGGACAAGATTCATCCACATCATCTATTAAAAACACATGtataaagggcaatttggtcattttgttcAACCCATCACCTCACACTTTCCCATCCCATCAATTCTTTGTGTCACATCACTATCTATCTCTCTCATATATCTCTTTTAGCTTTTCATTAAATATTATCTTTTCATCCATTCGAACCTGCATAATAtcctcttctctctctctctctctctctctctcattcctTTCTTCCTCAGACACAACTCAAACCTGCATATCCTCTTCTTCGTCGAAGCCACGAGATCTGAAGATTGAATATCGAAGTCACCAGATCTGAAGAATCCATTTCTCAAAGCCACAATCGAAGCCACGAGATCTGAAGATCGAACATTGAAGCCACCAGATCTGAAGATCGAAGATCGAAGCCACCATGTGTTCATGTACTCATCCCTTTCTTTTGAAGCCACCAGATCTGAAGATGGAAGCCACCATcgaagctctcaaagaaaagTAGTAAGGTGTTGCTCTCATTACATCTTTGTTtctgtttttagagagagaaagctaaTTTTATTAGAGAGATACTacaatcttcatcttgttcatcttgacaccaagaacacacgcacaagtgtgtgagagagaaataAGTTTAAAAGATCTTACTTTTGTTATTTATGTAGTTTGTTTAAATTTATACTTTTTATAATGTTTGATAGATTTAAAATCAAAGCTTAGTTTGTTTATTTCAATTTTTTAAAATCAAGACCAGGAAGAAATTTGTGTATACCTAATTTCTCTCTTCAAAGTATATTGATATTTCTTTTACAAAGAACTaatgttgaatttttaaactGTTTGTTCATCGATTTGGAGTTGATGATTGTTTTTAGTTAGATTTTATTTTGGGGTGGGGGGATATACGTTTTATAATCTCGTTTATATTACATATAAAAAGCCATGTTTTTTTGCTAGCATAATTAGCTACGTATGTTACATTTCTGCCAGTTGCATTCTAAACTGTTTATCCTATAtcttgtaacatgtgttacacttcGAGGTAATATATGTTGTTGCAGGGTGTTACACATATATACTTAACGTAATAGTGATTTTAAatgaaaaaaatgttttttagaTGGACTTGACTTGGATAACACATTTTCATTACCTTTAGAAACTTTATAATTTATTCGGAATATTtcgtttattttacaaataaaaaaagttaCTTATATGTAGTAACAACGTTACACATGTTACTTATAGCTACCCCAACCCTTTTTTTGGACACAATAGGGGCTGCAgatatgtaacacatgttagcCACGTTACACATCTTACATATAGTTGTTATATGTGTTATAGCAaaattttacacatgcacacatGTTACATAGCAGATTAATAAGTTTAACTACAGGAGATTAATAGTGATGCACTTGTTTTGTTCATAGGTGAATGGATGTTTTGTGCTTAAGATGAAGATGGTTATCAAGAAGCGAAGTATAGTTAGATTTTTGTTAACTTATGATAGTTtttggatatttttatatatggggatgattcaaatgaaaaccacttttaactcaaaaactaactaaaaaaacctaaaaaacacaccaatttttttattaaaattcgctagtttttgtatatataaaaaaatttttcaatttttttttgtagtgcacataTGTAATAATATACATGTGTAGTACAtgtacacatgtgcactacaatttttttttaaaaagtttattttatatacaaaaaatagcgaaaattggtaaatatattttttgaTGCAAAAAGACAAAAATATTTTCATATTACCTATCCTGAAGAAAAAATGGCATCTTTCAAATCTACAAATTTACATACCCTGAAGAAAAAATATTTTCATacttgtaaatatattttttgatgaaaaaaaaaaaaccaaatccAACGAACTTTATCTCCATTTGTTGATCATCATTCTTGTTCGTATTTCCAACGTACTAATAAAAAAATTGCACACAGAAAAAGTCAAAACGAAAAACGTGTACAATACTGTATTTACTTGTACGTAAACAAAATTTACATCGTTATAAATTAGGTTGTAGGTTGCGGGTTAACAATTTGGTCGAATGGAATACGTGTGATGTTTTAAGAGAGTTCGACTTTTACAATTTCAGATCATCGCGTTAAAAATGTGAAAAAGGGCTTCCATGTAAAAAAAATGTGAATGCAACTCTAGTTCCGGGGCGTAAAAACATTAAATGTAAAAAGAATAATGGTTAAAGTGTAGGCAATTTTTACGTACGTTTtcgaatatgaaaaaaaaaattacggcTTCATTCTCCACCCTCCAATAACTATGAACACAAAGAAAACAAAATGTAATCAACATTTAACATAAAAACACTAGATCAAAATTACGACGTTACGCACGTTATCAAAACTTTTTTTAAGCATTTTTTACACACGTTGTAATCAACATACACTTTCACCCAATTTACACACCTTATTCAACATTTCAAAAACAAATGAACCAACATAGATGTTTTTTACATGGAATGAAAATATTTTTACGTCgacttttacaaaaaaaaaaattacattgaaTGTAAAAGATATTTTTTACATTGAATGTAAATACTCTAACatcaaattttacaaaaatatttttttacatCGAATGTAAATACTTTTATATGATTTTAACATTGTATTtctggtgtaatttttttttaaattaatgtaAAAAAAATTTCACTAATGTAAAAAAATTTACATCGTATTTCTAAGGTAACATTTTTTACACTAATGAATAAAATATTCATCTTTGTAAGGCATATAAAAATTATGTTCCAAAATCACAAGATTCATATTTCTTACACCGACGTAAATATTTTGTACACCATTTTTACGGAGGTAAATATTTTGTACACCTTTTTACACAAACGTAAATATTTTTACACCATTTTTACACAAATTGTGCCTTTAATAAAAACCAAAATCACCATAACAATGattaaatttaattaattaacatATTTAATTAGTTTGGGTACACGTGTCGTGCCAcatcacacaggggctttatggggcgctatgtcactagagcccgtagtcataaagcccctacctcatcattactcaattaattaattttcgttttttaaattaatttctatttataaaattaaaaaccatttcattaaataaaaaaaagattacaataaaataaaaaaagcgttaaaataaaataaataaaaaaacttacactaaattaaaataattaacTCAAATTTTGGTGAAAATCAGAGCCcataaaaacaaaacacaaaaccAGCCCAAAACCAACCCAAAGCCCATAAATTAAAAACACTGAAATCCCTCTTCTTCCTTGTCTTCCTTCTTCTTCGATATATACCTGCAACAcaaaattaaaaaccctaaaaacagaGCATTAAATATATGAGGAGGAaaccagaaaataaaaaaaaatcaaaaaaacaaaAGAAGACACACATCACACCGCTATATTAATCGCGCCACACCCCCATTTTCGTTTGATAGCGCCCACGGTTTTGGTATGGATGGCGCCATGGCGGCGCTATGAGTGGGCATACCGCCCCACTACGTATGCTCTTATACCTCTCTTGCGTACGCTTAGACTGATTCTGACTCGGTGGACCAACTTTGACAGTTGTTGACCACAATTGGTCCGGCATGACCCGCTACTACACTTGATTCCAACTTATCCGCTTCAAACCTTGGTGATTTAATATGTGAGTGTTCAAGTCGTTCGATCTCACACTACTATTGTCGAGAGACATTGCAACTGACCTGCCACCATTGCTCATTTGCAAACTATTGAAGCTGTCGATTAACATGTTCGACCCCTCACCTAGCTTATAGTAGAACACTTGTGATAGATCGACGAAGTTATCGTTACCGTTATTTACACCCATCATACCAGGAAGCTTTTAACCCTCCAACATTCTTTATCTAAAAAATTAGAACCACCTTCAAAAGTTCAAATTCTCATCAACCGACGCCAATATTCCGTATATCAAAGCTAAAAATAACACACGTAACACCAATTTTTCTCGAAAACACAGAGTCCTATTTCGAATCGATAAATTCCCAAGCATAAATTGTTTTAACATAACTTATATAAGTATTTAACAAGCCAAACATCAGTTAAACATAATCCCTAACCATCATTCCTAACTGTTAGTGCAATATGTCTGTAGCCTCCGTCTGTATCGAGTCTATGTATTTTGTCCTGCATGTGTCGTTGTAAAGTTTTGAATGTATGTTATTTTGTATTTAGACGAAACGGGAGATGGGACGTGATTTTGTAAACACATCCGGTCGGATGACAtgggtcatccggacggatggccatccCGATCGGATGACCCTCCGACCGGATGACACCACCTCTCCCAGAccgcctataaatagaagtgtaGGGGTTATCGTTTAGAACCTTTTGTCATTTTCTCTAGCGAAGCTTTGTCTAATCTTCATCAGGAACTTTGTACTTTCAGATTAATTAATGAGAATGGAcatgtttatcgatgatatcgtTGTTGATTACTCTCTGACGATGCTTAGGGATTCCACACCTGAGTATTGATCGATCCAACCACGTTCTTCATCTTAGAGAGAACCGACTCCTGCGAAGGcactcacaagtggtatcagagccacaggaGGTCGAATTGGAGATAGCTATAGTGATTTCACGAGGATTTCAGCTGATTTCAGCCGTTTTTAGTCAAATCTCAGCGGAGATTTTGACcaattcatcatcttcttctacaTTTCTATCTGTTTTCTATATTTTCACACCTAAAACTGCTAAAAACTCAAAATTGACAGACAATTTACGGACAAAATGGACTAAAATTGATATCAATCTATTCCTAATCAGTTACAGCATAGTCCTACAAAGTTTCAATCCAAAATTCGAGCTAAAACACGTTCAAATTGATCAAAATCGTGAACAATTTATCGAACAAGCTGACGTCActcatccgatcagattgccatccgatcggattgcactagATATTGTTCTATTTCACTTGCTGACGTTATACTCATCCGATCGGATTTACATCCGACCGAAAAAGTATTGTGGTGTTAAAAGTCCAAGTTTCATCCAACGAACGACCAcacgatcggattgccattcgtcACTTGTGCCATTCGTCACTTGACAACTTCTATTTCAAAGATCATTTGTGTCATCCGTCCGAACGACCATTTGGAAGAACGACCATCCGATCCAAGTGTTtaagtttgtattttttttttaaatttaactaAGTGTTTGATTTTTCAGGATCTAAAAGATGGGAGACGAATTCTTGAATCCTTTCGGAGATATTTTTGCCTACAACACAGGGGACACAACTTCCAACACAAATACCTACACGAACCCAAAGATCGCTACCAAGGCGATCTCTGACTCTTTAAGCGTCGATAATGCGTACGGAACGTAcaataaacctccaaagctaatggcGATCGAGGATTATAATAGATGGGCAAAAAGGTTCGATGGGTGGTTAAAGGCATATGCATACGATAGCTGGAAATGCATGAAACATGGTTACAAAGCTTCAAGAGAGGATTATGAGAACCTGGATGACACTGAACATGAAGAGTTCGTAGCTGAACAGAAATGCATTGCTCTATTACATCAGTCCATTCGAGATGATATAATATCACTAATTGATTATAAAGACTCGAAAGATTTATGGGGTAAACTCGAAAAGAAATGTACAGGGGGTGAGGAAATAGTGAAAAATAAGGAAAGTTtgctgaaaaaggaatttgatttgtttacatGTATGAGAAATGAAAGTGTCAATCAAATGATTGAAAGATTTTGTCATCTGAAGGCAGAATTATTCATGTATGGAATCAAGAAAGACGAGGATGAAATGGTTGACAAAATGTTCGAGGCACTGCCAAATGAGCAGGACTAGCAATATTTCGGTGTTGTGCTCAAAAACACCAAACCAATGGCAGAGATGACGGTAGATTAGTTAATCGAGAGACTTGAAGGTCACGAGCTGGAAATAAAGAAGACGAACAAGGAGAGCAACACAACATATCAACAAAACGTTGATCTATACTATCGGGGCAGTATGATTCCCAAAGTTACTTCACCAAGAACTACCTTTAGTGCTAAAAGCTCAAATGCTATGACACCAGAGAAGCCCAACAGTGGTTCTTCACCAAACAGTGGCTATCACGGAACTGGTTCTAATACATCTTCTTCATCCGCATCAAACAATCATCAGTCACAAAATGCTTCAAAAAGGTATTCCAGTGCAACATTGCTGTTAATCTGAACAATGCCCAGAATTTCAACGAGGAAACAACAAAGCAGCGGATGGTATTCTTGGCATCGATTTTAGAGTCTTACGAAAGCTTAGTTGCTGGAAAGATTGGGAACACCAATCTCACCAAAGGGGACTACGAACAAATAGAACCAGAGGAGATGGAGTTGATTGATATACGCTGGTGCATGGCGAGTGTGATTCACAGAGCTCAAAGATTTATGGAAATTACCTGGAGAAACTCTATCGGAGCTCCCTCAACGAAGCTCGGCTTCGACAAATAAAAGGTGACTTGCTTCAAATGCAAGCAGAAGGGACACTTCAAGCGAGAATTTCAAAACTCTACATCAGATGAGACCGAAAATCCGTTTCATGATGATTATTACAGAAAAGTAGTCTATCATCGAAACCGTGAGGAGCCACCGAGGATGAAACAGATTGAGGAGACTCcaaaagaaaaatcaagagcctTGGCAGTAATCCAAGATGATGAGGGCTTTGATTGGAGTGAATTTCTTCCCGAAGAGGACGCGACAGGTTACGCATTTATGGCAACTACTAAACCAGCAGCACCAGAATCCACATACAACCGAGAGAAGATTTTGGcacaaagaaagaagaaaaagatcTACGACACCTACAAAGAAGCCAAAAAGGCGGAAAAGGTAAGATCTGGATCATGAATGTTACTTGGATCTAAAAGGCAACATTTGCATTGATCCTTCTACCATTTATCTCGAAACAATCATGAAATCAATTCTACCAGTTGAGGAACATATCAAGATAGACGCAGCAAGGAGAGCTGAGAAAGAAAGGCTCAAACAGGAGAGTCGTGAAAGATGGTTGAAGTCCCTGGAACAAAAGAAAGTGGACGAATGGATCATCGACACTGAGAAAGAGATAACAGCCGAGAATCTGAAGAAGATGGCAGACCAAGTTCTAATggcaaaagcacttgaggtagattccaAGTCTGCTTCTAGTTCTGAGTCATCAGGGAAGGTCAGTAGTAGTGGTTCGGAAAATGAATCAGGTAAGGCTGATTGTGCTAAAACAGAAAATGTTTGTAGATGTTGCACGAAAGAGTGCAAAGTCTGCAACACACATACATATCTCTCAAACAAAAGAATCCAGGAGCTGGTTGAGAAAATTGGTAAAAACGATAAAGAAATTCTAAGTCGAGATAAACTGGTTAAAGCTTCAAGTGAAAGAATCAAAGAATTAAgtgaaaagattgaaaaagataaaagtgATGTTGAAcgttttcaaaaagaaaatgagaaactaattcttgaaaaccgaaaaattttagaaaattttgacAAGTTGAAAAGATCAGTAAAAGATTCAGATGGACGTAACGGTAAAACTCATAAAGAAAATACCCATTTATCAGGAGTTCTTCAAGCGAAAGAAAAACTGATAAATCAGCAACTGGATGAGATCGCAAATCTTAAGCTTCAATTCCTAGAAGCTAAGATAGAAAATGAGAGAATAAATTTGAAGTTGAACAGCTATAACTCCGCTTGCTTTGTTCTTCAACACATAGTTCCCAAACCAATTGGGAagaacaaagctggtgaggatgttTACTCAGATGGAACAGGGGTGGGTTATCATAATGTTTCACCACCCATGTGAaacaattttacaaagaaaaaatcTGGGTTGGCTAACGAATCTGAAACAAGTGAGAAAACAGATGTTGAAAAATTGctagaaagtattgatgtcacattcacttcacaATCTGATGAGGACAGTATTCAATATGAAGTTGTGAAAAATGTTGTTGAAAATGTACTAAAATCAGACAGTGATTCCACAGAAGAGGATGAATATTTTCTAAACAACAACATCCCGAAACTTAAGTCTCAAGACAACTTAAGTGACGAATcgactcttgtcatgtacaagatgaacGGACCTGATAAGTTGTACTCGGATACTGAGTTTTTgattgagaatgtgaatgtgGATAAGCTGAAGaaagttttcaaacttgttgaagtaAAAGAGTTAACAAGTTCCAAAAGGTTTTTGAACCTTGAACGTGATAAATCTTACTACAAAAAACCTGTTGTGCCACCACGTTTTAACAGAAACAAccaaaacagatggtcgggtggatatcagggtggtaagaattaccCGAAAAGGAACTTTCAGCAACaaaagtttgttgaaaagaaagtgtttgtgaagaGCTCAAGCTCAATTTCCGAGCAAGAATCGGAAATCTTTTCAAAAACGAATGAAGAATTTTTTTTGCTAAGAAGGCCTCACAGCCGCAGATCGAAAGGAAAATTCGGGATGTTGACACCCGTACTTGCTTCAAATGCAACCAAGTTGGagacattgcacgaaagtgtaccaacttgaaacCTAAGTCTGTGGTTGTTGAGAATTCAAAAAAGAAAAATGATGTCAAAGGCAAAGCGCCTATGTTTGCTGAGTAGAAGCTTTCAAAATCTGAAAATGATAAAACCaaatgtaggatcggtttcggaaccgaacgagtcgatcagaagtgTTCTCAGACTATaacagaggcggaattcattgaaataGTCTTCGTTTAGCTTGTGTAACACCGGAATCACTATTAACTGTCTGTTTTATTGAAAACACACAGTTTACAACtcagtagacacttcggcagcacttcggctcacCGGAactaatttcgtacgaaatgactagACCTAGCACCTATTTATAGAACAACTAATTCCGCTTTAACAGACTCAAGCGGGATAACATTTCAAGTGATATTACAGTTACAAACGAGATTAACATTCACGCAAAATTAGGTAGTTAATTCTGTGCGGAATTACCCTTGGTAATTCTGTGCGGAATTAGCTCCAACCCTAATTTCGACAttttctcgtacaatgtgccATGGTCTGTCAGATCtgatctaagactcgaacgaagatgaagtcgacagacaactgcaccaacagacttccccttgaatgttgacggaatcttcagtgagagtcttcaacatgacgactcttcaatcttgatcggtctgtTTGAATGATGTTCCAGGATCACTGTCTGGAATTAGCTATCACCTAGAGATCAAATCCTGGCTTTTACTCAGTTTAAGCTCTTCACAGATTCTAAATCATCTCCTGGCTTTTCTTAGCAACAGGATATGAAATCTAACTTCTTCAATATTTCCTGCACACATTTTCtcaccaaaacataagtttttacTTAAATCAATAAGAAAAACTTACTGGTAAAAACAATTCAATCAtaatagttacatcaagttcaaattaatgaccttgattaactaatcTTTACTTCTTTTCAGAACAAAAATTTCTTCAATTCAACATACATTTCCAACCCAAAGTTCATCCTGTTcagcatttggaattttgaaaatcagcttttcaacatcagttgtcgaaaatcttttagaatttttcaaaatatgaaacataaaaaaaaacataatttaaacgtagaaatgaaatatttacaaacaatatttttgtgagttttgtgttagggaatcatatcaggaatttgacaagttacaagtaccgttaaacTTTGATTTCATTGTCAGAATTAAACAATTTgcttagattgccgatatactgatcctcttaaattttcacacaaatttcaatttgtTCAGGATATGAATTTAGTATTTTAAGATCTTTGACTTATACGTGTgtaccatctcagaatatactcccgtatccagaccacTATATTCAGTCATATaggtgagtgcacactaatgatatctgttaaggggttaaatgcgaaaccatgagagcttaggtcagaacttccgttcagcagagagatgacggctcgactttaggtgtgtcccctttaggggatcttttatttcaacagcacatgattagcatttttcaatgtttcatcattttttatgttgAGGGTGAGATTAAAGATTTAAGCAATCGCAAAGTATTATActaggactaggctattgctcccgcaaaatcagaagtcctggtataagaCCCCatatatcatcacgtacaaagacctagtgtGTCAGAAATAGCgactttcaaacaggatttcaggggttacctatatatccgagagatgttccccacgaaataagtacaatttgatttatgtttatatcccaaacacatttactaaatgtgtaaaaacctattggCATATCATCAGCAAGACTGCTTAATACTTTaagactttacatttctttagcatactgcaaCTATCTAGCTGATGTGCTATCATTTTCCCTATTCACaacaaaaaaatcattttgaaatttttgaatgtttttgactttttcaaattttctatttatttatttttaaaaatttttacttcccctaaaatcaaaatatgtttcaattttgattttctgggaaaatttgaaaactgtacaaatgTGACAAcgtgatgagaatcacttcaattctccattcattTGGcttaacaatcagaactccccctgacaacaaaacttttttttttcccatagtgatttcaaaacacttaagtttgttttaatcaaaatggtttttgttggtgcactacatctgttgatttcgtcttagatcgagtctttcattgtattgtatagattagggcgcgttttacgagaaaagtggagagtttaggtgttttagagtgctggtccgcttatacggacatgccgaataagaggtccacctcacacctacctggaccgcttatacggacatgccgaataagaggtccacctcacCTATAAATACAATATGAGAGGTCCACATTTGTAACTGCCAGTGTGAGAACTGCATGTAAATAGTGTCAAATTAATTAGAAAAGAgaattaagtgaagatctagctgtttctacgtcaggcacttgttttccgcacctgtatctgatcaaactcctctgattgactcgttcgggtcagattccgatcctacaagtggtatcagagcttcaggaggaggagttctacatagatttgctggatttcatcacgtattcttcttctacaccttctttcttcgtcagaccaagatttcacggtccgtttcgGCTGATTTtcggatatgttgtgcgtgtatacctgatctaaaaccctaccaagtttcagatcgaaactcctagccgtttaggagaaatcgagatTTTTTCGTTCGAAATCGCGTCAAAGTTGCAGGTCCACTCGTATGAAcatgtctggttcgcttatttgaacagacTTGAACCGCTTTTTGGTCAAAGGTTCAGGATCGCTCATAAAATCAATTATGGTCCGCTCATTGTGTAAcatgttggatcgctcatagtATAAAGTCTGGTCCGCTCATAATACTTTTCTGGACCGCTCCATATTAGTTGGTTGACCGCTTATTCAAACAGTTGAGGCCCGCTCATTGAACAACTGTTGTGGTCCGCTTATTCAAACAATTTAGGACCGCTGATAAGACAGTTTATGGTTCGCTCAAAATTCATGTGATTAGTCCAAAGTGGATCGCTTGTGTGTTGTCGGCTAAGTGGTAGATGTTGCCGCCCATTTAATTGCCAATCATAGCAGCCGCCACTTGATCCAATAAACATACAGATCCTGAAATCAATACAGTTATGAACTTTATTGTCTAAGTACTGTCAACAGGTTGCCGCCCACTTGTTATCTCTAAAAATTGTCACCGACCCACTATCATGTGAGGTCCAATTATATAGTTTTGTCTTCATTGCCGCCCACCGGTTAAAGGCCCAATCCCAGTTTTTGTGTTGCACCGCCCCATATGAAGAGTTGTTGACTATTATAATAAGGCCCACATCAGAAGCCCATCATTTACACCAGTTTCATTGGTTAATATTGCCGAACCTTTATAAAATTTGACCCTGTCCTTATGCCACCCCACTAATCTTCATGGCCCAAtaggattttttaaaaaaaacaaaaaaaattagcCACCTCTAGAATTTTATCATTTGACATCTATAGGACATTTATATTTGCCGCCCATATGAAGTGTGAGGTCATGTGTATTTTTTTTACACATTAAAAACTTGTCGGCCCAATAGTTAGTCATTATATGTGTTTCATTTCTTATATGTGTCATTAGGTTGAAAATTCATTTGTATCAGTTGTGTTTGAAAGTGTTACTTGTTCACATAAGGTGTTTGGAAATCCAAGTTGTGTTTTGTGAACCAGGTGTGTTCTGTCGGCTTAAAAGCTTGTTCCAATTCGTCAGTGTGTTCTGGTCGCGTGAAATCGTGTGAAAGATAGTTTCAGTCCGTACGATTTGGAGGTCAAAaattgtttaaaggtctatcacgtTGTCCGAAAGTTCATCAGTTCGCACATATCGAGTTTGTTTGTTAAAAATTGATCCGAGTCAAAGCAGTTCGCTCAGTGTGTCAACTTTCAGTCCGGACAGAAAATTCATCGGTTCGAGTATCAGTTCGTTTCTGTTAATCGATAAttgttaaactgatcgtgttttgtttgtttgtgttacgTCAGGTATTTTCCAAAGCATCATCTGATTCTTGAAGCatggattctgagttttacaacgcgtttgctacaactCCTGCTAGTCCGACCGACATTGCTAAGAATATGACaatggaaaatgaaaccggaacaatgcaaaagccTCCGAAACTcatgggaattgaagattatcacggatggaagaaacggttcgagaattgggtgcaggcgaatcatctaaaagcttgggagagcatcgaaactgaatacGTTAGACCACAAAGCGCTATGAATATCGATAAAATCATTTCTGAATTCACTGATCAAGAGAGGGAAAGttataaaggtgaaaaaatgatgatcaatctGTTACAGCAAGCAGTAAaggaggatatatttgtgttgcttcaacatgatgacaatgcgtactctatctgggaagctcttaagaagaagtttgagggaagtacgGAGATGCTACAGAGTAAAGCAGCTttactaaagaaagagtttgaattgtTTGCATGTATGCCTGGTGAAACGACCAAGACtcttattgaaagatactgtcattTGGTTCGCACTATGTCACAGTTGAAAATTACAAAAACTCCagctgaatgggttgaaaagcttgctgatgcgcta is from Helianthus annuus cultivar XRQ/B chromosome 9, HanXRQr2.0-SUNRISE, whole genome shotgun sequence and encodes:
- the LOC110875507 gene encoding kinesin-1 heavy chain-like — translated: MKSILPVEEHIKIDAARRAEKERLKQESRERWLKSLEQKKVDEWIIDTEKEITAENLKKMADQVLMAKALEVDSKSASSSESSGKVSSSGSENESGKADCAKTENVCRCCTKECKVCNTHTYLSNKRIQELVEKIGKNDKEILSRDKLVKASSERIKELSEKIEKDKSDVEQNFDKLKRSVKDSDGRNGKTHKENTHLSGVLQAKEKLINQQLDEIANLKLQFLEAKIENERINLKLNSYNSACFVLQHIVPKPIGKNKAGEDVYSDGTGKKSGLANESETSEKTDVEKLLESIDVTFTSQSDEDSIQYEVVKNVVENVLKSDSDSTEEDEYFLNNNIPKLKSQDNLSDESTLVMYKMNGPDKLYSDTEFLIENVNVDKLKKVFKLVEVKELTSSKRFLNLERDKSYYKKPVVPPRFNRNNQNRWSGGYQGGKNYPKRNFQQQKFVEKKVFVKSSSSISEQESEIFSKTNEEFFLLRRPHSRRSKGKFGMLTPVLASNATKLETLHESVPT